The following are encoded together in the Ovis aries strain OAR_USU_Benz2616 breed Rambouillet chromosome 15, ARS-UI_Ramb_v3.0, whole genome shotgun sequence genome:
- the BTG4 gene encoding protein BTG4 → MRDEIATTVFFVTRLVKKHDKLNKEQIEDFAEKLMTILFETYRSHWHSDHPSKGQAFRCIRINNHQNKDPILERACAESNVDFSHLGLPKEMTIWVDPFEVCCRYGEKNHPFTIASFKGRWEEWELSQQISDAVNRATLDYSSGTSSDEESCKKEPQIIPKVSNPKSIYQVENLKQPFQSWFQIPRKKNMRDGRMGLLGNAYHALHKTPKGHRAAAGHRVDRYHWVNTH, encoded by the exons ATGAGAGATGAAATAGCAACAACGGTCTTCTTTGTGACAAGATTAGTGAAAAAACATGATAAACTGAATAAAGAGCAGATAGAAGACTTTGCAGAAAAGCTGATGACAATCTTGTTTGAAACGTACAGGAGTCACTGGCACTCTGATCACCCTTCTAAAGGGCAAGCCTTCAG gtGTATCAGGATAAACAATCATCAGAATAAAGATCCTATTCTAGAAAGGGCTTGTGCTGAAAGTAACGTGGATTTTTCTCACCTGGGACTTCCAAAGGAGATGACCATATGGGTAGATCCCTTTGAAGTGTGCTGCCG gTATGGTGAGAAAAATCATCCATTTACAATTGCTTCTTTCAAAGGCAGATGGGAGGAATGGGAATTATCCCAACAAATCAGTGATGCTGTTAATAGAGCCACGTTAGACTACTCGTCTGGCACTTCCTCTGATGAAGAAAGTTGTAAGAAAGAACCTCAGATAATTCCTAAAGTCAGTAATCCAAAGAGTATTTATCAG gtTGAAAACTTGAAACAGCCCTTTCAATCTTGGTTCCAAATTCCCCGAAAAAAGAATATGAGGGATGGCCGGATGGGCCTCCTAGGAAATGCTTATCATGCGTTGCATAAGACCCCTAAAGGTCACAGGGCTGCTGCTGGGCACCGGGTGGACAGGTACCACTGGGTCAACACACACTGA